From the Hevea brasiliensis isolate MT/VB/25A 57/8 chromosome 13, ASM3005281v1, whole genome shotgun sequence genome, the window ATTATGTTATTTCATGAGAAATGAACTTCTTAGGAAGTAGGCCATTTGTACCAAATAAGGTCTAAGAAGACCCCATAAGAGGTTCATCTCATCTGAGTTCAGTAGATACCCAAAAGTTCCTTCAATTGGAGCGATTGAATGGTGAGTCCATTGAGATGGAAGCCATTTTGCCAAACCAAAATCAGAAATCTTTCACATTCAGAAACAAACCAAAGAAGAAAAATGTTAAGACTCATTAGACTGCATTGGATTAAAATCAAGAAAAGGCAAAGAAAAAAAGACTAATTCCATATGGGTACCTTACCAGTGGTTCAAAATCAGTTGTCAACAGAATATTTGAAGATTTAATGTCTCTGTGAATAATCCTTCTTTGACATCCCTTGTGTAAGTAATGGAGCCCTCTGGCAGTCCCAATGGCAATCTTGTATCTTGTTTTCCAATCCATAACTGGAATTTTCTCATCTGAAAAAGCAAATTTAAAAGCATAAGATCTCTGAACATTGCAAAACAAGCAAAACCCAGAAAGGAATCAAACTGGGAATGCGGTCTAGTAGTTGCTTTGTTTACCATGGAGAAGGGAACCAACAGAGCCTCTAGAGGAGAAATGGAAGATGAGATAAAGCCCATTGTCAACGCAACATCCTAAAAGAGATAACACATTGGGATGAGACACATGACCAATTGTTCCAATCTCTGTCAGGAACTCCTTCTCTTTCCTCTCATCATTACAAGCTTTTGTTAACCTTTTTACTGCAATCTTCTGTCCCTCTCTTAAAACTCCCCTGTAAACCTCTGCATATCCTCCTTGCCCCACCAGGTTCTCTGAAACCCACATAACAAAACTCAAATTTAAGGACAAAAATTATATGAATAAGTGCAGCACATATCTGCATATGCATATCCATTTGTATGAAAACCTGAGCTAAAAGCATTGGTGGCCTCAAAGATTTCTTGATAAGAGAAGCATTTCCAAGCAGGTCTTGGAGAATGCTCTGGTTCTTGAACAAACTTAGAGTTAGATATTCCATTGTTGTCTTCTAGAGTGATGATTCCTTCTTCAAGGCCTCGTCTTTTTAATGAGAAAAGCCTTTTCAAGCTGTTGGATCTTATATACTTCATAGCAAAAATGGTAAATGAAGCAGAGCACTTTCTTCATGCCAGGGAAGAGAAGAAACACAAGAAACTCAGTCTTGTGTATTGTGAAATGATTTTAAGGAAACATAAAGAGcttaagagaaagagagagagcaaACAGTGTTGTGTCTCTATTGCTTCAAAGGAGAAGAGAAGATTGCTAA encodes:
- the LOC110653189 gene encoding probable receptor-like serine/threonine-protein kinase At5g57670, with translation MKYIRSNSLKRLFSLKRRGLEEGIITLEDNNGISNSKFVQEPEHSPRPAWKCFSYQEIFEATNAFSSENLVGQGGYAEVYRGVLREGQKIAVKRLTKACNDERKEKEFLTEIGTIGHVSHPNVLSLLGCCVDNGLYLIFHFSSRGSVGSLLHDEKIPVMDWKTRYKIAIGTARGLHYLHKGCQRRIIHRDIKSSNILLTTDFEPLISDFGLAKWLPSQWTHHSIAPIEGTFGHLAPEYYMHGIVNEKTDVFAFGVFLLEIISGRRPVDGSHQSIHSWAKPILKQGEIAKLVDPRVGGAYDASQLTRLAFAASLCIRASSTWRPTMSEVLEVMQGEIDKEMWKMPKEEEKEEEFWVFEDLEYECDSSSSTSPQDSTSTRSSLPY